A stretch of the Dehalococcoidia bacterium genome encodes the following:
- a CDS encoding glycosyltransferase, whose translation MDAGYYSKDNLEKAEKVETDCRIVYIATFPPRKCGIATFTQDLTRAIDGLLETMVKSMVVAMNAEKVVSDIYSREVIFQIDQNNPDEYVRVAEALNQNDAVKLVNIQHEFGIFGGDWGLNIIYFLSTLTKPKVINFHTVIPQPSQDLRPAVRVLADNVNGITVMTHRSRRILIEDYGIPEQGIRVIPHGIHDGAYTSSKQAKAALGFSDKTVLSTFGMLNRDKGLEYVIEALPAVVERYKDFVYIIFGATHPNILKTEGETYRNSLIERIYRLGLADHVKM comes from the coding sequence ATGGATGCTGGCTATTACTCCAAAGATAATCTGGAGAAGGCAGAAAAGGTGGAAACCGATTGCCGGATAGTCTACATTGCTACTTTCCCACCCAGAAAGTGTGGGATTGCCACCTTTACTCAGGATCTCACCCGGGCTATAGACGGTCTGCTTGAAACGATGGTAAAGTCGATGGTCGTGGCCATGAATGCCGAAAAAGTCGTTAGTGATATATATAGTCGGGAGGTTATCTTTCAGATAGACCAGAATAACCCCGATGAATATGTTAGGGTTGCCGAGGCGCTGAACCAGAATGACGCTGTTAAGCTGGTGAATATCCAGCACGAGTTCGGTATCTTTGGCGGCGACTGGGGCCTAAACATCATTTATTTTCTGAGTACACTGACGAAGCCTAAGGTAATTAACTTTCACACAGTCATTCCTCAGCCTTCCCAGGACCTGCGCCCTGCGGTACGTGTATTGGCGGACAATGTTAATGGTATCACCGTGATGACACATCGTTCCAGACGTATCCTGATTGAGGATTACGGAATACCTGAACAGGGCATTCGGGTCATTCCCCACGGAATCCATGACGGTGCTTATACTTCTAGCAAGCAGGCCAAGGCTGCCTTGGGCTTTTCGGATAAGACCGTTCTCTCGACATTCGGGATGTTGAACCGGGATAAAGGGCTGGAGTATGTCATCGAGGCGCTACCGGCGGTGGTCGAGAGATATAAAGACTTCGTCTACATCATCTTTGGAGCCACACACCCGAATATACTCAAAACGGAGGGTGAGACCTACCGTAATTCCCTCATTGAGAGAATCTATAGGCTAGGCCTTGCCGACCACGTAAAGATG